The Ruminococcaceae bacterium R-25 genomic interval TATTTTAGGGAAAATAGTCACCGTTTGAGTCATTCGCTGGAATAAGTGTTTTGCTAGCGCACGAAAACCGGCCCCGCACTGTGTTCTTCACGTTCATTGACGAAAAACTGTACGGAAATGACCAAAATCGTCAATAATTTTGTCAATCAGAGGCCTTTTTGACGATTTTATTGACACTTTTCTCTGTTTTCGTACAGTTTTTTGTCAATCAGGATCAGTGCCCCCTTCCGCAACCCCTTCCGCAATCCCTTCCGAACCCGAAGTTAGGAAGTCTTGCGCTGATTTCAGGTATATTTACCGTAGTGGGCGATGTCGTTATTAAGAAGTTCGATCACTTTCTTCTTCTGTTCGTCCGTCAGGTCTTCGCGTCCGATCTCTTCGCAGAAATCGTTATAGAGCTTGACCGCGCCCTCGTTGTCTCCTGATCTCTTTACCGCGACGAGTCTGAAGAAAGCAAGGCTCCTTCTGATCCTCAGATAATGATCCATGCTGATGGAATCTTTCATTGAGGCATATGCTTTGACGATGCCTTCACACCAGTCGATCACTCTGAGTGCTTCGTCCTTCTCGCCGTTCCAGCCGTAGTCCTGTGCGATCGTGTTGAGGAAGCTTGCGGTCATGTCAAAAAGAAGGACTGAGTTATTTGCGATATCAACCTTCATCTTCTCGAAGCCACTCTCGAAGTATGTGAGTTCCATTGAGATCTTCTCGGCGATGCATCCGGGTGAGATGCTTGGGAGTACATTGATATGAGCCCTTGCGTTATCGAAATCCTTCATGTGGATATAGATCCATGCGACCGCGAAATGAGTCCTCTCGATAAGACCCCTGTCTGCGCAGTGACCGATGAGATAAGCGCCCTTTCTTATTGCATCTTTATAGAGTTTTGCCAGTCTTTCCTCTTCGCCCGGGAAACTGTTTTCGAGCACGGGGTCGGCATACATGCTGAGGTTTGCGGTCTCCTGCACATAATCCTTAATGATCTCAAAGCATCCCGGATTAAGGGTTGTCTCCGTCGCGAGATATTCTGAGATGCGGAGAGCCTTTTGTTCTCTGCCTTCGTCGCTGTTCTTCATGCCGATGACAGTCTCTTTTACTCTTGCGATCACTTCTTCGTTCTCGGAGAGTGAATCGTATCCCAGGAGAGCGTCGGTGCTTACACCAAGGACCTGTGCCAGAGGGATCAGCATCGAAGTGTCGGGGAGGCTGTTCTCAGATTCCCACTTACTGACCGCCTGGGGCGTTACGCTCAAAAGGTCAGCAAGTTCTTCCTGTGTAAAGCCCTTGTTCTTGCGGAAGAGCTTGATATTGTTTCCTATTGTCTTTGCCATATTTCATCTCCTACATCAGTTGTGCATGCATCTTAAGCATATGGTATTTCTGTTTCCGGAGATTTTCAAACAACGGGCAGTTGAGGAGAACTCAACCAAGGAGTTTTGCGGGTGTAAAACATGTGTTTTTACACCAAAAGCAAATATTTTCAAAATGGTGTAAAAAACAGGCCTTTTTTTACACCAGATTTATATATATGGAAAATGGTGTAAAAACACCGGCTATCCGGATCACGGTCGCAAAAGAAGGCTGCCTTGCGATAGGGCAGCCTCCTTTGTATGGGCACTATGAAATTATAAGAATATCAGCCGATTCCGCCGCCTTCTTCAATTGTGCAGATAACGATCTGGTTAGCTGCGTCGTATGTGAGAGTGAAGTTCATAAATCTCGCGCAGTCGGAGGGCAGGATCTTCGTCTCAGGTTCGGGTCCGAGCCAGGAAGCCTTATAGACTTCATTTCCGTCGGAATCGGTACTCTTTGTCCAGAATCCGTCATAAGCAACGGCATCCTGATTGTGTTCCTTGCGCTCGTAAGATACGACGTTGTAATAGTTCTTCATGAAGCCTTCGAGCTGTTCGGGAGTTGCCTTGAAAACATAGATTGTGCCAAAAGTAGGCTGAGCGTTGGTTCCGAGCGTATAGGTTACGAAGAATCCGTCTGAATACCAGTCGTTTGTCTTCAGATCGCCGTAGCAGTCGGAGAATT includes:
- a CDS encoding helix-turn-helix protein is translated as MAKTIGNNIKLFRKNKGFTQEELADLLSVTPQAVSKWESENSLPDTSMLIPLAQVLGVSTDALLGYDSLSENEEVIARVKETVIGMKNSDEGREQKALRISEYLATETTLNPGCFEIIKDYVQETANLSMYADPVLENSFPGEEERLAKLYKDAIRKGAYLIGHCADRGLIERTHFAVAWIYIHMKDFDNARAHINVLPSISPGCIAEKISMELTYFESGFEKMKVDIANNSVLLFDMTASFLNTIAQDYGWNGEKDEALRVIDWCEGIVKAYASMKDSISMDHYLRIRRSLAFFRLVAVKRSGDNEGAVKLYNDFCEEIGREDLTDEQKKKVIELLNNDIAHYGKYT